A genomic window from Rhizobium sp. 007 includes:
- the mnmA gene encoding tRNA 2-thiouridine(34) synthase MnmA has protein sequence MNTLDFDKKPEDTRVVVAMSGGVDSSVVAGILKRQGYDVLGITLQLYDHGAAVHRAGSCCAGQDIDDARRVCETLGIPHYVLDYEKRFRDTVINPFMESYVAGETPIPCVSCNQTVKFADLLATAKELGADALATGHYIRSRPNPASGNPSRRALYRPADADRDQSYFLFATTQEQIDYLRFPLGGLPKAETRRLAEEMGLVVAKKADSQDICFVPQGKYSDIITKLKPNSALAGEIVHLDGRVLGSHDGILHYTIGQRRGIGVATGEPLYVVFLDARSRRVIVGPKEALETHRVYLRDLNWLGDEPLSEAASGEGFACYAKVRSTRAPAPAILRADARGIYVDLTVGEAGVAPGQACALYSAPGDDARVFGGGFVERSEREPAAEASLKALLSRPVAA, from the coding sequence GTGAACACACTGGATTTTGACAAGAAGCCGGAAGATACGCGCGTTGTCGTCGCCATGTCGGGCGGCGTCGACAGTTCCGTCGTTGCCGGCATCTTGAAGCGCCAGGGCTACGATGTGCTCGGTATCACGCTGCAGCTTTATGACCATGGCGCGGCCGTTCACCGCGCCGGCTCCTGCTGTGCCGGGCAGGACATCGACGATGCGCGCCGCGTCTGCGAAACGCTCGGCATTCCGCATTACGTGCTCGATTACGAGAAGCGCTTCCGCGACACCGTCATCAATCCCTTCATGGAAAGCTATGTCGCCGGCGAAACGCCGATCCCTTGCGTGTCCTGCAATCAGACCGTCAAGTTCGCTGATCTTCTGGCGACCGCCAAGGAACTCGGCGCCGATGCGCTGGCGACCGGCCATTACATCCGTTCGCGCCCGAATCCGGCATCCGGCAACCCCAGCCGCCGCGCGCTTTACCGCCCGGCCGATGCCGATCGTGACCAGAGCTATTTCCTGTTTGCAACCACCCAGGAGCAGATCGACTATCTTCGCTTCCCGCTCGGCGGGTTGCCGAAGGCCGAGACCCGCAGGCTTGCCGAAGAGATGGGGCTCGTCGTTGCCAAGAAGGCCGACAGCCAGGACATCTGTTTCGTGCCGCAGGGCAAATATTCCGATATCATCACCAAGCTGAAGCCGAACTCGGCGCTGGCGGGCGAGATCGTGCATCTCGACGGCCGCGTGCTCGGCAGCCATGACGGTATCCTTCATTATACGATCGGCCAGCGCCGCGGCATCGGCGTTGCGACCGGCGAGCCGCTCTATGTCGTCTTTCTCGATGCGCGCTCCCGCCGTGTCATTGTCGGTCCCAAGGAAGCGCTGGAGACACACCGCGTCTATCTTCGCGACCTCAACTGGCTCGGCGACGAACCGCTTTCCGAAGCTGCGTCCGGCGAAGGTTTTGCCTGCTACGCGAAGGTTCGCTCTACCCGGGCGCCGGCACCGGCCATTCTCCGTGCCGATGCGCGCGGCATCTATGTCGACCTGACCGTCGGCGAAGCCGGCGTGGCGCCCGGCCAGGCCTGCGCGCTCTATTCGGCGCCGGGCGACGACGCCCGCGTCTTTGGCGGCGGCTTTGTCGAGCGTTCAGAGCGCGAGCCGGCGGCCGAAGCCTCGCTGAAGGCCCTGCTTTCCAGACCCGTCGCCGCCTGA
- a CDS encoding mechanosensitive ion channel family protein, with the protein MSDLVNDIRGQGIWLPDWVASIGTFAIVVAFSLFFHRVAFRLLTRLVASHDLFWRSLVSRLEGMARLAILAAALGFAATISPLTEYQASTLRHVLLIAFIILVAWMAKTAKHIWMTVYLRRFKLDAEDNLLARKHVTQSRIIERIADMIIVVVTISACMMTFDAVKQYGVSLLASAGVAGIVVGLALQPVLKNLFAGIQLAITQPIRIDDALLVEGEWGNVEEITSTYVVVKIWDWRRLVLPLSYFIENPFQNWTRESASLIGTVMIYLDYSVPVSAIRAKAEEILAGSKLWDRRVANVAVTDFRESVMEIRILASASNSGRTFDLRCEIREKLIDFIQREYPQALPQLRAMLEGREERGRKAAAE; encoded by the coding sequence ATGTCCGACCTTGTGAACGATATTCGCGGCCAAGGCATCTGGCTGCCTGATTGGGTGGCAAGCATTGGCACCTTCGCTATCGTGGTGGCGTTCTCGCTTTTCTTCCATCGCGTGGCTTTCCGGCTTCTCACACGCCTCGTCGCCTCACACGATCTCTTCTGGCGGTCGCTTGTCTCCCGGCTCGAGGGCATGGCGCGGCTGGCAATCCTAGCTGCGGCGCTGGGCTTTGCCGCCACGATTTCACCGCTCACGGAATATCAGGCCTCGACGCTGCGTCACGTGCTGCTGATCGCCTTCATCATCCTCGTTGCCTGGATGGCGAAGACCGCCAAGCATATCTGGATGACGGTCTATCTGCGGCGCTTCAAGCTGGACGCCGAGGACAATCTGCTCGCGCGCAAGCATGTCACGCAGTCGCGGATCATCGAGCGGATCGCAGACATGATCATCGTCGTCGTGACGATTTCCGCCTGCATGATGACTTTCGACGCGGTCAAGCAATATGGGGTGAGTCTGCTCGCATCCGCCGGCGTTGCCGGCATCGTCGTCGGTCTGGCTTTGCAGCCGGTCCTGAAAAATCTCTTCGCCGGCATTCAGCTTGCGATCACGCAGCCGATCCGCATCGACGATGCGCTTCTGGTCGAGGGCGAATGGGGCAATGTCGAGGAGATCACCTCGACTTACGTCGTCGTGAAAATATGGGACTGGCGCCGCCTCGTCCTGCCGCTCAGCTATTTTATCGAGAACCCGTTCCAGAACTGGACGCGCGAGAGCGCATCGCTGATCGGCACGGTCATGATCTATCTCGACTACAGCGTGCCGGTTTCCGCGATCCGCGCCAAGGCGGAGGAGATACTGGCTGGCTCCAAGCTCTGGGATCGGAGGGTGGCCAACGTCGCCGTCACCGATTTCAGGGAGAGCGTCATGGAAATCCGCATCCTCGCCTCAGCCTCGAATTCCGGGCGAACCTTCGATCTGCGGTGCGAAATCCGCGAAAAGCTGATCGATTTCATCCAACGCGAATATCCGCAGGCCTTGCCGCAGCTCAGAGCGATGCTGGAGGGCCGGGAGGAGAGAGGGCGCAAGGCGGCAGCGGAATAG
- a CDS encoding erythromycin esterase family protein: MTLLELKPNQADGIAHAIRHACELLPDPAHMIEFGVFFDPYIDGSKVVFLGEASHGTAEFYQARAAITRNLIENHGFNIIAVEADWPDAERIDRHVRHRNVRTYDPESFIRFPDWMWRNAEFEQFVSWLRSYNESLAPDRGVEFRGLDICSLNSSLKAVLDYLQRIDPEEAIEARRRYACLTPWQERPAGYAHAILSGVQEECEPAVVAQLQELLARELDYAAADGEDFLDAAQNARIVATAEHYYRAMYRSGNDSWNLRDKHMFETLQKLMEHRPDAKAVVWAHNSHIGNAAATAMGWDGQFNIGEPARIAYGEEALLVGFGTDRGTVAAADDWDQPVKVKTVNPSRPDSYERVFRQTAIPRSLTDLRGTRDRAVREILSERRLERAIGVVYRPESEFYSHYFEAVLPEQFDCYLWFEETKAVNPLAAVRPHGVPETYPFGL, encoded by the coding sequence GTGACTCTCCTGGAACTTAAACCGAACCAGGCGGACGGCATCGCGCATGCAATTCGCCATGCATGCGAACTGCTGCCTGATCCCGCTCATATGATCGAATTCGGCGTCTTCTTCGATCCATATATCGACGGCTCGAAGGTCGTCTTCCTCGGCGAGGCGTCGCACGGCACCGCCGAGTTCTACCAGGCGCGCGCGGCAATCACCCGAAACCTTATCGAAAATCACGGTTTCAACATTATCGCCGTCGAAGCCGATTGGCCCGACGCCGAAAGGATCGACCGGCATGTGCGCCACCGGAACGTGCGAACCTACGACCCAGAGTCGTTTATACGTTTTCCCGATTGGATGTGGCGGAACGCCGAGTTCGAGCAGTTCGTCTCCTGGCTGCGCAGCTACAATGAGAGCCTCGCGCCGGATCGGGGCGTCGAATTCCGCGGCTTGGATATCTGCTCACTGAATAGCTCGCTCAAAGCCGTGCTCGATTACCTCCAGCGTATCGATCCCGAGGAGGCGATAGAAGCCCGCCGCCGTTATGCCTGCCTGACGCCATGGCAGGAGCGGCCCGCGGGCTATGCCCATGCCATCCTTTCCGGCGTTCAGGAGGAATGCGAACCGGCCGTCGTCGCACAGTTGCAGGAACTGCTCGCCCGCGAGCTCGATTATGCCGCCGCTGACGGCGAGGACTTTCTCGATGCAGCTCAAAATGCGCGTATCGTCGCAACCGCCGAACACTATTATCGGGCGATGTACCGGAGCGGCAACGATTCCTGGAACCTGCGCGACAAGCACATGTTCGAAACGCTCCAGAAGCTGATGGAGCATCGGCCAGATGCAAAGGCTGTCGTATGGGCCCACAATTCGCACATCGGCAATGCGGCTGCCACCGCCATGGGCTGGGACGGCCAGTTCAACATCGGTGAGCCTGCCCGGATCGCCTATGGCGAGGAGGCCCTTCTCGTGGGCTTCGGGACGGACCGCGGTACTGTGGCGGCCGCCGACGACTGGGATCAGCCGGTAAAAGTCAAGACCGTCAATCCTTCGCGTCCGGACTCTTACGAGCGTGTTTTCCGGCAGACCGCGATACCGAGATCGCTGACCGACCTGCGCGGAACCCGCGATCGGGCAGTGCGCGAGATATTGTCGGAACGCCGACTTGAACGCGCCATCGGCGTTGTCTACCGGCCGGAAAGCGAATTCTACAGCCACTATTTCGAAGCGGTGCTTCCGGAACAGTTCGACTGCTACCTTTGGTTCGAAGAAACGAAAGCCGTCAATCCGCTTGCCGCCGTGCGCCCGCACGGTGTGCCCGAAACCTATCCGTTCGGATTGTGA
- a CDS encoding phosphoribosyltransferase, with translation MQSALRFHDRADAGRRLAEAIGARSDDPVVLGLPRGGVPVAFELARCLHAPLDILLVRKIGAPGYPEYAIGAVVDGKNPQRVMNEDVLVYCGASLDYFEKEAARQLEEIERRRKVYLGDRPPTDLANRSVILVDDGIATGASVKAGLKALRQAGAAHITLAVPVAPRMVIEELRAQVDEVFCLSAPEDLQAVSLHYDDFNQTSDGEVTELLARTAYGDPPKG, from the coding sequence ATGCAGAGCGCTCTCCGCTTTCACGATCGTGCCGACGCGGGCAGAAGGCTCGCCGAGGCCATTGGCGCACGAAGCGATGACCCGGTCGTGCTCGGTCTGCCGCGCGGCGGCGTGCCTGTGGCATTCGAACTCGCGCGCTGCCTGCACGCGCCGCTCGATATCCTCCTCGTCCGCAAGATCGGGGCGCCTGGCTATCCGGAATATGCCATCGGCGCTGTCGTCGACGGCAAAAATCCACAACGTGTGATGAACGAAGACGTCCTTGTTTATTGCGGCGCGTCCCTCGATTATTTCGAGAAAGAAGCAGCCCGCCAGCTCGAAGAGATAGAGAGGCGCCGAAAGGTTTACCTCGGCGATCGCCCACCGACTGATCTTGCGAACCGGAGCGTCATTCTCGTCGACGACGGCATTGCCACCGGCGCATCGGTAAAGGCTGGATTGAAGGCGCTCCGCCAGGCGGGTGCGGCCCATATCACGCTTGCGGTTCCGGTTGCGCCGCGGATGGTAATCGAGGAACTGAGGGCGCAAGTCGACGAAGTCTTCTGTCTATCCGCGCCTGAAGACCTCCAGGCGGTCAGCCTTCACTATGACGATTTCAATCAGACCAGCGATGGAGAGGTCACCGAGTTGCTTGCAAGGACTGCCTACGGCGACCCCCCGAAGGGCTGA
- a CDS encoding helix-turn-helix domain-containing protein: MKKITIGDAARQSGVKVPTIRYYESIGLLAAPSRSEGNQRSYEPADIRRLAFIRHARELGFEVGSIRTLLALQDDPDQSCASADAIAKARLIEVEQRIRSLMALKAELEIMVEGCGHGRVDQCRVIEVLADHGQCMHPHH; the protein is encoded by the coding sequence ATGAAAAAGATCACGATCGGCGATGCAGCCCGCCAGAGCGGGGTGAAGGTTCCGACGATCCGCTACTATGAGAGCATAGGGCTGCTGGCGGCGCCCAGCCGCAGCGAGGGCAACCAGCGCTCCTATGAACCTGCCGATATCCGCCGCCTTGCCTTCATCCGCCATGCCCGCGAACTCGGCTTCGAGGTCGGTTCCATCCGAACCTTGCTGGCGCTGCAGGATGATCCCGATCAATCCTGCGCTTCAGCCGATGCGATCGCAAAAGCGCGGCTCATCGAGGTCGAACAGCGTATCCGCAGCCTCATGGCATTGAAAGCCGAGCTGGAGATCATGGTCGAAGGCTGCGGCCACGGCCGTGTGGATCAGTGCCGGGTCATCGAAGTCCTTGCCGATCACGGCCAGTGCATGCATCCGCACCACTGA
- a CDS encoding heavy metal translocating P-type ATPase: protein MAEAARAKYKVGGMDCASCAAKIDTAVRRIAGVEEVSVSVTAGTMTISHDGTSDLKAIEKKVTGLGYSVVAMPAKAPDHDHAAQGHNHRHTDHDHHGHTHSEKDITGVPGHDHGQMGGLWWQSRKGRLTIAAGAALAVAYAAGHLMPAIASYAFVAAVLIGLVPIARRAMTAALSGTPFSIEMLMTIAAVGAVIIDAGEEAAAVVFLFLVGELLEGVAAGRARASIQSLTALVPKNALLEENGQTREVPAETLAVGSTILVRPGDRISADGVIVSGESAIDEAPVTGESVPVRKSTDDTVFAGTVNGDAALRIKVTAASADNTIARVIKLVEEAQESKAPTERFIDRFSRYYTPGVVAAAALVAIIPPLLFDGAWDEWIYKGLAILLIGCPCALVISTPAAIAASLSAGARRGLLMKGGAVLETLGKVTAVALDKTGTLTEGKPRVTDIVPFELTGAQVLSRTAVLERNSSHPLALAILDRAKSDKVPVPPAFEVEAIPGKGMTGRVGGERLDLLSPSAARATGALTAEQDERIAALNEQGKSVSVLLVDGKAAGLIAMRDEPRGDAKAGLKMLTDAGVRIVMLTGDNERTARAIGEQLGIDVRAELMPGDKQRFVGELMREGFIVAKVGDGINDAPALAAADVGIAMGGGTDVALETADAAVLHGRVGDVAAMIELSKRTMRNIFENIAIALGLKAVFLVTTVIGLTGLWPAILADTGATVLVTLNALRLLRPVR, encoded by the coding sequence ATGGCTGAAGCGGCTCGGGCGAAATACAAAGTTGGCGGCATGGACTGCGCATCCTGCGCGGCGAAGATAGACACGGCAGTCCGCCGCATCGCCGGCGTCGAGGAGGTTTCCGTTTCCGTGACCGCCGGCACGATGACCATCAGCCATGACGGTACCAGTGATCTGAAAGCGATCGAGAAGAAGGTGACCGGTCTCGGCTATTCGGTCGTGGCGATGCCGGCGAAGGCGCCGGATCACGATCACGCTGCGCAAGGCCATAATCATCGTCATACCGATCATGATCACCATGGACATACTCATTCTGAAAAGGACATCACAGGGGTGCCCGGCCACGACCATGGGCAGATGGGCGGCCTCTGGTGGCAAAGCAGGAAAGGGCGGCTGACGATCGCAGCCGGTGCGGCTCTTGCCGTGGCCTATGCTGCCGGGCATCTCATGCCGGCGATCGCCTCCTACGCCTTTGTTGCCGCCGTGCTGATCGGTCTTGTACCGATCGCCCGCCGCGCGATGACGGCGGCACTTTCCGGAACCCCGTTTTCGATCGAGATGCTGATGACGATCGCGGCCGTCGGCGCCGTTATCATCGACGCCGGAGAGGAGGCCGCAGCCGTCGTCTTCCTCTTTCTGGTCGGCGAGTTGCTGGAAGGGGTTGCCGCCGGACGTGCTCGGGCGAGCATTCAATCGCTGACGGCGCTCGTGCCGAAGAACGCCTTGCTGGAGGAAAACGGCCAAACGCGCGAAGTGCCGGCGGAAACGCTCGCTGTTGGCTCCACCATCCTCGTCCGCCCGGGCGACCGGATTTCCGCTGACGGCGTCATCGTCTCGGGCGAAAGCGCGATCGACGAGGCGCCTGTGACGGGGGAAAGCGTTCCGGTGCGCAAAAGTACCGATGACACGGTCTTTGCCGGAACGGTGAACGGTGATGCCGCGCTCCGTATCAAGGTAACTGCGGCAAGTGCCGACAACACGATCGCCCGCGTCATCAAACTCGTCGAGGAAGCGCAAGAATCGAAGGCGCCCACCGAGCGTTTCATCGACCGCTTCTCGCGCTACTATACGCCAGGCGTCGTCGCGGCCGCGGCATTGGTCGCGATCATCCCGCCGCTCCTTTTTGATGGCGCCTGGGACGAATGGATCTACAAGGGGCTTGCGATCCTGCTGATCGGCTGCCCCTGCGCTCTGGTGATCTCGACGCCCGCTGCAATCGCCGCTTCGCTGTCGGCAGGCGCGCGGCGCGGATTGCTGATGAAGGGTGGTGCCGTGCTGGAAACGCTCGGCAAGGTCACCGCCGTCGCGCTCGATAAAACCGGTACGCTGACCGAAGGTAAGCCGAGGGTGACCGACATCGTGCCTTTCGAATTGACGGGGGCTCAAGTGCTTTCGCGCACGGCCGTCCTGGAAAGAAACTCCAGCCACCCTCTCGCACTGGCGATCCTCGATCGCGCAAAGAGCGACAAGGTACCCGTACCGCCGGCCTTTGAGGTGGAAGCCATTCCCGGCAAGGGCATGACTGGCCGCGTCGGCGGTGAAAGGCTCGATCTTCTCTCTCCGTCTGCCGCTCGCGCGACGGGCGCCCTGACGGCCGAACAGGACGAGCGCATCGCTGCATTGAACGAACAGGGCAAAAGCGTATCGGTTCTCCTCGTCGACGGCAAAGCCGCCGGTTTGATCGCCATGCGCGACGAGCCGCGCGGGGACGCAAAAGCCGGCCTCAAGATGCTGACCGATGCCGGGGTCCGGATCGTCATGCTGACCGGCGACAACGAGCGCACAGCAAGGGCGATCGGTGAACAGCTTGGTATCGATGTCCGAGCCGAACTCATGCCCGGAGACAAGCAGCGTTTTGTCGGCGAACTGATGCGCGAAGGCTTCATTGTCGCCAAAGTCGGCGACGGCATCAACGACGCCCCTGCCCTGGCGGCCGCAGATGTCGGCATCGCCATGGGAGGCGGCACGGACGTAGCGCTGGAGACCGCGGATGCGGCGGTCTTGCACGGCCGCGTCGGCGACGTGGCGGCGATGATCGAGCTTTCCAAGCGGACGATGCGTAACATCTTCGAAAACATCGCCATCGCGCTTGGCCTGAAGGCGGTCTTCCTCGTCACGACCGTCATCGGCCTCACCGGCCTCTGGCCCGCAATCCTCGCCGATACGGGCGCAACAGTGCTGGTGACACTCAATGCGCTGCGGCTGCTACGTCCGGTGCGATAG
- a CDS encoding YidB family protein, producing MDRRNLTALLGILAVAGYQNRDKIAAALRELTQGGAQPQTAGTEPGGVPSQPSGGGLGGLLGGLAGGGLGDLVKGGSAGGILSGGLGGLLDQFTKNGYGETADSWVSPGANKPIDDRQLSQALGADVLEELSAKTGLREDEILKRLSKDLPKAVDDLTPQGQIPNSANFSI from the coding sequence ATGGATCGCAGAAATCTTACGGCATTGCTCGGCATACTTGCCGTCGCCGGCTACCAGAACCGCGACAAAATCGCCGCAGCACTCCGCGAACTCACGCAAGGCGGCGCACAGCCGCAAACTGCCGGCACGGAGCCCGGCGGAGTGCCCTCGCAACCTTCTGGAGGAGGCTTGGGCGGACTTCTCGGCGGCCTTGCAGGCGGTGGTCTTGGTGACCTCGTCAAGGGCGGCTCCGCCGGCGGTATCCTGAGTGGCGGCCTTGGCGGCCTACTCGATCAGTTCACCAAGAACGGCTATGGCGAAACGGCGGATTCATGGGTATCGCCCGGTGCGAACAAGCCGATCGACGACCGGCAGCTCTCGCAAGCGCTCGGCGCGGACGTTCTCGAAGAACTTTCTGCAAAGACGGGCTTGCGTGAGGATGAAATCCTCAAACGCCTTTCAAAAGACCTACCGAAGGCCGTCGATGACCTGACACCACAAGGTCAGATTCCGAACAGCGCCAACTTTTCGATCTGA
- the serA gene encoding phosphoglycerate dehydrogenase has protein sequence MAPRVLVSDELSETAVQIFRDRGVEVDFQPQLGKDKDKLAEIIGNYDGLAIRSATKATEKLIAAATNLKVIGRAGIGVDNVDIPAASRRGIIVMNTPFGNSITTAEHAIALMFAVARQLPQADASTQAGKWEKSKFMGVEITGKTLGVIGAGNIGSIVCARAIGLKMHVLAYDPFLSKERAEEMGVIKVELDELLAKADFITLHVPMTDKTRGILNRDALAKTKPGVRIINCARGGLVDEAALAEAIKSGHVAGAAFDVFEVEPAKESPLFGLPNVVCTPHLGASTTEAQENVALQVAEQMADYLVKGAVSNAINMPSITAEEAPILKPFIRLADVLGAFVGQVTEEPIKEIEILYDGATANMNTRALTSALLAGLIRTQVADVNMVSAPIMIKEKGIVLSEVKRDKTGVFDGYIKLTVTTESMTRSIAGTVFSDGKPRFIQIKGINLDADVGSHMVYIANTDVPGMIGFIGTTLGEAGVNIANFQLGRDKQGGDAIALLYVDGPIGDDVLAKLTAHRAIRQAKPLVFAVD, from the coding sequence ATGGCACCTCGCGTTCTCGTATCCGACGAATTGTCGGAAACCGCCGTCCAGATCTTCCGCGACCGCGGCGTCGAAGTCGATTTCCAGCCGCAACTCGGCAAGGACAAGGACAAGCTCGCCGAAATCATCGGCAACTATGACGGTCTTGCCATCCGCTCCGCCACAAAGGCGACGGAAAAGCTGATTGCAGCCGCGACCAACCTCAAGGTCATTGGGCGCGCCGGCATCGGTGTCGACAATGTCGATATCCCGGCTGCCTCGCGCCGCGGCATCATCGTCATGAACACGCCCTTCGGCAACTCCATCACGACCGCCGAACACGCAATCGCGCTGATGTTCGCCGTTGCCCGCCAGCTGCCGCAGGCTGATGCCTCGACGCAGGCCGGCAAGTGGGAGAAGTCGAAGTTCATGGGTGTCGAAATCACCGGCAAGACGCTTGGCGTTATCGGTGCCGGCAACATTGGCTCGATCGTCTGCGCTCGCGCCATTGGTCTCAAGATGCACGTTCTCGCCTACGACCCGTTCCTGTCCAAGGAGCGCGCTGAGGAAATGGGCGTTATCAAGGTCGAGCTCGACGAACTGCTTGCCAAGGCTGACTTCATCACGCTGCATGTGCCGATGACGGACAAGACGCGCGGTATCCTCAACAGGGACGCACTGGCGAAGACGAAGCCGGGTGTGCGCATCATCAACTGCGCCCGCGGCGGTCTCGTCGATGAGGCTGCGCTTGCAGAGGCGATCAAGTCCGGCCATGTCGCCGGTGCTGCCTTCGATGTTTTCGAGGTCGAGCCCGCCAAAGAAAGCCCGCTCTTCGGTCTGCCAAACGTCGTCTGCACGCCGCATCTCGGTGCGTCGACCACGGAAGCGCAGGAAAACGTCGCCCTGCAGGTTGCCGAGCAGATGGCGGACTACCTGGTCAAGGGTGCCGTTTCCAACGCTATCAACATGCCGTCGATCACGGCTGAAGAAGCGCCGATCCTGAAGCCGTTCATCAGGCTCGCCGACGTTCTCGGCGCCTTCGTCGGCCAGGTCACCGAGGAGCCGATCAAGGAAATCGAGATCCTCTACGACGGCGCCACGGCGAACATGAATACCCGGGCGCTGACGAGCGCGCTGCTTGCCGGTCTGATCCGCACGCAGGTTGCCGACGTCAACATGGTTTCGGCCCCGATCATGATCAAGGAAAAGGGCATCGTGCTCTCCGAGGTCAAGCGCGACAAGACCGGCGTCTTCGACGGCTACATCAAGCTCACGGTGACGACCGAAAGCATGACGCGCTCGATCGCCGGTACCGTCTTCTCCGACGGCAAGCCGCGCTTCATCCAGATCAAGGGCATCAACCTCGATGCCGATGTCGGCAGCCACATGGTCTATATTGCCAACACCGACGTTCCCGGCATGATCGGCTTCATCGGCACGACGCTCGGGGAAGCCGGTGTGAACATCGCCAACTTCCAGCTCGGCCGCGACAAGCAGGGTGGTGATGCGATCGCGCTCCTCTATGTCGATGGTCCGATCGGCGACGACGTTCTCGCGAAGCTGACGGCCCACCGGGCAATCCGCCAGGCCAAGCCCTTGGTCTTCGCGGTCGATTAA
- a CDS encoding phosphoserine transaminase — translation MAKTAKPDVRPQNTHFSSGPCSKRPGWTLDALSDAALGRSHRAKVGKAKLKQAIDLTREVLEVPADYRIGIVPASDTGAVEMALWSLLGERGVDMLAWESFGAGWVTDVVKQLKLKDVRKLEAGYGELPDLASVDFDRDVVFTWNGTTSGVRVPNGDFIPADRKGLTICDATSAAFAQNLDFAKLDVVTFSWQKVLGGEGAHGVIILSPRAVERLLTYTPAWPLPKIFRMTSGGKLSEGIFQGETINTPSMLCVEDYLDALFWAKQLGGLRALMARADANAKVIADFVAANDWIANLAVKPETASNTSVCLKIVDKDVAALDADGQANFAKGIVSLLEKEGVAYDIGHYRDAPSGLRIWAGATIETADMQKLMPWISWAFETQKATLSQAAA, via the coding sequence ATGGCGAAGACCGCAAAGCCGGACGTACGTCCGCAAAATACTCATTTCTCTTCTGGCCCCTGCTCAAAGCGCCCCGGTTGGACGCTCGATGCCCTTTCTGACGCGGCTCTCGGCCGTTCGCACCGCGCGAAAGTCGGCAAGGCAAAGCTGAAGCAAGCCATCGATCTTACCCGCGAAGTCCTGGAAGTGCCGGCGGATTACCGCATCGGCATCGTTCCGGCTTCCGATACCGGCGCCGTTGAAATGGCGCTCTGGTCGCTGCTCGGTGAGCGCGGCGTCGACATGCTCGCCTGGGAAAGCTTCGGCGCCGGCTGGGTCACTGATGTCGTCAAGCAACTGAAGCTCAAGGACGTCCGCAAGCTCGAAGCCGGTTACGGCGAGCTGCCAGACCTTGCCTCCGTCGATTTCGACCGCGACGTGGTCTTCACCTGGAACGGTACCACCTCGGGCGTTCGCGTTCCGAACGGTGATTTCATCCCTGCCGACCGCAAGGGACTGACGATCTGCGACGCGACGTCTGCCGCTTTTGCGCAGAACCTCGATTTCGCCAAGCTCGATGTCGTCACCTTTTCCTGGCAGAAGGTTCTCGGCGGCGAGGGCGCGCATGGTGTCATCATCCTTTCACCGCGCGCGGTTGAGCGCCTGCTGACCTATACGCCGGCCTGGCCGCTGCCGAAGATCTTCCGCATGACTTCCGGCGGCAAGCTCTCCGAAGGCATTTTTCAGGGCGAGACGATCAACACGCCTTCGATGCTCTGCGTCGAGGACTATCTCGATGCACTTTTTTGGGCAAAGCAGCTCGGCGGCCTCAGGGCGCTGATGGCGCGTGCCGATGCGAATGCCAAGGTCATAGCCGATTTCGTTGCGGCCAACGACTGGATCGCCAACCTGGCGGTGAAGCCGGAGACCGCGTCTAATACGTCGGTCTGCCTGAAGATCGTCGACAAGGATGTTGCGGCACTCGACGCCGACGGCCAGGCGAATTTTGCCAAGGGCATCGTCTCGCTGCTCGAGAAGGAAGGTGTCGCCTACGACATCGGCCATTATCGCGACGCGCCCTCGGGCCTCCGTATCTGGGCAGGCGCCACGATCGAAACCGCCGACATGCAGAAGCTGATGCCCTGGATCTCCTGGGCCTTCGAGACGCAGAAGGCGACGCTTTCCCAGGCTGCTGCCTGA